The following proteins are co-located in the Flammeovirga kamogawensis genome:
- a CDS encoding porin, with product MERTVRLSVKLLLVTLLFSVSVHAQDSFEEIKIDSLGFKPEQDGEGLIQKSLPKSWTDRIKVSGYIQARYNGLFETNPDLEVPQMDKNWGADKGISLRRVRLKVSGWLLDNVYVYMQADFAGSPTLRDAYMDLYFDHHKSTWLRVGQSKVPFGFENMQSSQFRIPLDRTDAINSALPNERDLMAVMYHTPQKVRKIYEYMKRNNLKHSGNYGTFALGAYNGQGINTSDLNENLHVVARASWPFQFANDQIMELSIHGYTGQYVLPNTSEGLEAEITNGNGEKEIVYAAGQNFDDARLGATFVWYPQPIGFQAEYNYGKGPEYDVPTNMVKTKELHGGYAMLYAKIDYTHHQFFPFVRYIYYDGGKKFELDARSYNVNDVEIGVEWQPNRAFEFVAMYTIANRTYVDSQNPYNDQAGNLLRLQMQVNF from the coding sequence ATGGAACGTACAGTTAGACTGTCAGTTAAACTATTATTAGTAACACTTTTATTTTCTGTAAGTGTGCATGCACAAGATAGTTTTGAAGAAATTAAAATAGATTCACTTGGATTTAAGCCTGAGCAAGATGGTGAGGGGTTAATACAAAAATCTTTACCTAAAAGTTGGACCGATAGAATTAAAGTAAGTGGTTATATTCAAGCGAGATATAATGGCTTATTCGAAACTAACCCCGATTTAGAAGTTCCACAAATGGATAAAAACTGGGGAGCTGATAAAGGTATCTCTCTCCGAAGAGTACGTTTAAAAGTAAGTGGTTGGCTACTTGACAATGTTTATGTGTATATGCAAGCAGATTTTGCAGGCTCGCCTACTTTAAGAGATGCTTATATGGATTTATATTTCGATCATCATAAATCTACTTGGTTAAGAGTTGGGCAGAGTAAAGTTCCTTTTGGCTTCGAAAATATGCAATCTTCTCAATTCCGTATCCCTCTAGATCGTACAGATGCTATAAACTCTGCTTTACCTAACGAACGTGATTTAATGGCAGTAATGTATCATACGCCTCAAAAGGTGAGAAAGATATATGAGTACATGAAAAGAAATAATTTAAAGCATAGTGGGAATTATGGTACGTTTGCTTTAGGTGCATATAACGGACAAGGTATAAACACATCAGATTTAAATGAAAATTTACATGTTGTAGCTAGAGCTTCATGGCCTTTTCAGTTTGCCAACGACCAAATAATGGAATTATCTATTCATGGTTATACAGGGCAATATGTTTTACCTAATACCTCTGAAGGATTAGAAGCAGAGATTACAAACGGTAATGGAGAGAAAGAAATTGTATATGCAGCAGGTCAAAATTTTGATGATGCTAGATTAGGAGCAACGTTTGTTTGGTATCCTCAGCCAATTGGTTTTCAGGCAGAATATAATTATGGTAAAGGACCTGAATATGATGTGCCAACCAATATGGTAAAAACTAAAGAGTTACATGGTGGTTATGCAATGTTGTACGCAAAAATAGATTATACGCATCATCAATTTTTCCCATTTGTTAGGTACATTTATTATGATGGAGGGAAGAAATTTGAATTAGATGCAAGAAGTTATAATGTAAATGATGTTGAGATAGGTGTAGAGTGGCAACCAAATAGAGCATTTGAATTTGTAGCAATGTATACAATCGCAAATAGAACTTATGTTGATTCTCAAAATCCTTATAACGATCAAGCTGGAAATTTACTAAGATTACAGATGCAAGTAAACTTCTAA
- the pckA gene encoding phosphoenolpyruvate carboxykinase (ATP), whose product MTETHKLAGKLLSQSKRVNKDLSVAELVAEAINNGEGVLNSTGAIMCDTGKFTGRSPQDRFIVKDEYTTDKVWWGNINKPFPQDKFNGLANKMVDYLLDNQKLYVNNVYAGADPAYRIKVRVVTPLASVSHFVNNMFIVPTAEELAVFGEPDYVVLQAPEYNANPEIDGTRQGNFSILNFGEKAALVGGSRYTGEIKKGIFSVLNALLVDQNVLPMHCSANEGVDGDSAVFFGLSGTGKTTLSADPKRNLIGDDEHGWSDNGIYNFEGGCYAKTIDLSRENEPEIWDAIKFGATLENTRFFPGTAVVDYANVTVTENTRVSYPIDHIENAKIPSVSETHPRNIFFLTCDAYGVLPAISKLTKEQAMYHFMSGYTAKVAGTEAGITEPTPTFSACFGAPFMPLHPSVYAMKLGEKMTEHNTNIWLINTGWSNGPSDKVGRTKLKYTRAMITAALEGKLDNVEFVEHPVFGVQVPTQVEGVPTEALDAKASWKAGGFEGYDETAAKLANKFVENFKKFEEGLEDKAILQGAPRVEVKA is encoded by the coding sequence ATGACAGAAACACACAAATTAGCGGGTAAACTTTTATCACAATCAAAAAGAGTAAACAAAGATTTATCAGTTGCTGAGCTAGTAGCAGAAGCAATTAACAACGGTGAGGGTGTATTAAACTCGACAGGTGCTATCATGTGCGATACAGGTAAGTTCACTGGTCGTTCTCCTCAAGACCGTTTTATCGTAAAAGATGAGTACACTACCGACAAAGTATGGTGGGGTAACATCAATAAGCCATTTCCACAAGACAAATTCAACGGGTTAGCTAATAAGATGGTAGATTACTTATTAGACAACCAAAAATTATATGTAAATAATGTATACGCTGGAGCAGATCCTGCTTACCGTATTAAAGTAAGAGTTGTAACTCCTTTAGCATCTGTATCACACTTTGTGAACAACATGTTTATTGTACCAACAGCAGAAGAATTGGCTGTATTTGGAGAGCCTGACTATGTAGTTTTACAAGCTCCTGAATACAACGCTAATCCAGAAATTGATGGAACACGTCAGGGGAACTTCTCAATATTAAATTTTGGAGAAAAAGCCGCTTTAGTAGGTGGATCTCGTTACACTGGTGAAATTAAAAAAGGTATTTTCTCTGTACTTAACGCGTTATTAGTAGATCAAAACGTTCTACCAATGCACTGTTCTGCTAACGAAGGAGTAGATGGAGATTCTGCTGTATTCTTTGGCTTATCAGGTACTGGTAAAACAACTTTATCTGCAGATCCTAAGAGAAATCTAATTGGTGATGACGAACACGGTTGGTCAGATAATGGTATTTATAACTTTGAAGGTGGTTGTTATGCAAAAACAATTGACTTATCAAGAGAGAATGAGCCAGAAATTTGGGATGCTATTAAGTTTGGTGCAACATTAGAAAATACTCGTTTCTTCCCTGGAACTGCAGTAGTTGACTACGCAAACGTGACTGTAACAGAGAACACTCGTGTATCTTATCCAATCGATCATATCGAAAATGCTAAGATTCCATCTGTATCAGAAACTCACCCTCGTAATATTTTCTTCTTAACTTGTGATGCATACGGTGTATTACCGGCCATCTCTAAGTTAACTAAGGAGCAAGCAATGTATCACTTTATGTCTGGTTACACAGCAAAAGTAGCAGGTACTGAGGCTGGTATTACAGAGCCAACTCCTACATTCTCTGCTTGTTTTGGAGCTCCTTTCATGCCTCTTCATCCATCAGTTTATGCAATGAAACTAGGTGAAAAAATGACGGAGCATAACACTAATATTTGGTTAATCAATACAGGTTGGTCTAATGGCCCTTCTGATAAAGTTGGTAGAACTAAATTGAAGTATACTAGAGCAATGATTACAGCAGCTTTAGAAGGAAAGTTAGATAATGTTGAGTTTGTAGAACACCCAGTATTTGGTGTTCAAGTTCCAACTCAGGTTGAAGGTGTACCTACTGAAGCTTTAGATGCAAAAGCATCTTGGAAAGCAGGAGGTTTTGAAGGATACGATGAAACTGCTGCTAAATTAGCGAACAAGTTTGTTGAAAACTTCAAGAAATTTGAAGAAGGACTAGAAGACAAAGCGATCTTACAAGGTGCTCCTAGAGTAGAAGTAAAAGCATAA